From Antechinus flavipes isolate AdamAnt ecotype Samford, QLD, Australia chromosome 1, AdamAnt_v2, whole genome shotgun sequence:
AGGAAAAAATGCCCAAAAGAAATAATCCACCCACTTGGTCCTCTACCTCCAcaaacaatgttttgtttttcttatctttttttttttttttggaggtggggagagatGAAAGGGATGTATCAAGCTGGGTCTTATAACCACATGACATTCAGTTTTTATCACTGCTATCTCCATTCTTTCCCTTTGTTATAATTATACACatcatttttctgattctgtttgcttcactctgcatcagtttatgacttcccatgtttctctgtatcCCTCATCTCATATTTGCTATAACCTTATACTCCGTAAATCCCATCACATTTATGTACcatgatttgtttagccattccccattcACTGGACATGTACTTTATTCCCATTTCCTTACTATCACATAAGAtgctactaaaaatattttggtcTATATTGAGACTTTTTCTTTTAACCTGTGATATGCTTTGGGAGACATACTCCCACTGAGTACTGAGCACTCAGCACTGAGATCTCTAGATTAAAAGGTAGAGACAATCCTCGCCCTTGATCTTTCTGCACTCCACAGAGCACCAGAGCCACACTTAGCTAGAAAGTCATAGATTTTATTTCAATACACTAAGGATGGACTACGGCCCATAGGCCAGGGAGAAGAGAGGGTAGTTGTTCTCAGGCTACGTCAGGAGAAGAAGGTGCAGACTGCTAAGGGATGAGGTCCGGACAGGGGAATTTCCAAAGTGACAATAAGTTAAAAGGCTGACTCTCAGGACGGTGTCTGGATAAGAATCTGAAGGCAAGGGTGGTCAGCAACTCCACCGATGCTTCCCTTCCCACATATCCAAGAGACACTGGGACTCAGGCTGTCAAATAAAAGAAGGCGATGAGAATGATTTGAACTATACAGATAGCTCAGAGGCTGGGAGTGAGAGGGTTCTTAAGGAGGGGAGAATAGTGAGATgtttgggagggaaagggggagggaaaataTTATTGGGCTGAGATCGGGGCAACTGTTAGGGTCCGagttgggaaggggagaagggaggcttGGGTAATCTCTCACTGAAAGAATGTCCATTTTGTTCCTGTACGTTCTCATAATCGGGCCCCTCTTCCTCACCATCCTGGTCAGTCACTGGGGCTGTGGGGGGAAGGGATGAAGGTGGACCTTGATCCCCAAACTCCCAGCTTGATGACTTCTTTATACCCCCCTTCCCCAAGTGCCCCCTCCCCAAAGGGCCAGTCCCAGCTGGAaattctccccatcccttccacTCCAAGCTCACTCCTGCTGGAAGGTGTTCTTTTCTCCTGGGCCTCTGGCACGTTCACATATTCACAGCTACCACCTGGACATAGAAAAGGAGATGCATCAGAAGGGtacagagagggaggaggggaaggaaaaaggggagggggaaggaaaggatgcAAGGAAAGGCAGAGGGGAGGGACTGTACTCTAGGAGGGGAAGGGTCCTACTGGTTAGAAAAGGAAGGTAGAAACATGGGTAGTCACTTACCCAGAGACACTTCGGTACTCTCTGAAGCTGAAACGTTCACATAATCCTCTCCGCACAAGGCTACAGAAAAAGGTCCCAGGATGAAGTCAGGGCCAGGACGCCCACAGACCCCCCCATTCCCACACTCATATATCTGTCACCCACAAATCCTTCTTTACCAAGCAGAAATCCCCCCGTCCCACTGCCCAGAAAGTGTCGTCCCCCCACTCCAATTCACTCCCAACTCACTGGAAGAAGGACTCTCCCGAAGGCCAGGACTGACCAGGTTAGGTGCCGAGTTGGGCAAAGGTTCAGAGCTAGAGTTTGGGGAGCCATCTGGAAGAACTATACTGCCAAGAGGAAACAGGACATATGATCCCCCCAAGCCTCCTCCTTTCTCAAAGACCCCTTCTGGGAAGCCAACCCCCCTACTCACAGATAGCCTTCATTATTATGGTAGTCATCTTCTTCGTCAGCATCCTCAGGTTCTAGCTCCAGGGGAAAGACAGGTGTCGGAGGGGGTGGCCTGGGAAGGCCCCAAGCCTCTCCCCAGCCCAACAGCTATCCCCTCAGGCCCACTGCCTCCTCCCTCCCGTCTCagcccacccccactcccacccttGTGTGACTGATATACCCTCATTCTCGTAGCTGGGCTCACTgcctgggaaagaaagaagagttacATCAGATCAACCACCCAGCTCGAGCCGGGAGCCACTCTCCCACCTACAGAACTGCCCTCCGTAAGCAGCCCCCTGCCCAACTCACGGGTATCTACATCCCGTCGAGAAGAAGGAATCCGGCGTGATGGCTCTGGGGGTTGTGGAGACCTCCTAAAGGGTTAAAAATTAGGGGTCACCGGGGGCAGCGGATAAAGCCTCatccctgaagtcgggaggaccctCTGATACCGAATACCAGCTGGGCGATCCTGCCCCCCCCCACTTGCATTGCCAAAACaaaggtttaattttttaaaattaggggtCACCACTCGGGAAAGGAAGGGAGCTGAGAGCCCGTAAGATGGGGGAAGGAGCGATGTCTCGGCTCTGGGGAGGCAGGAAGGTGGGAAGACAAGGCAGATGTCTCAGGAGTCGGAGGGGGGCCGAGAGCAAAGGCCCCGACTGCAGGTTAGACTGGTGGCTGGGAAAATAGGGGCCCCACGCTCAAGAGCCGCCAGAGAGGAAACCTGAGCAGATACTCACGGGATAGGGAGCAGATCTGGCTGGCAGGGTACTGCAGGTGGCCAGTTACAGTCTGTGGGGCAAAGATTGGGGGTACAGAGCATCAGAGGACCTGGGGGGGGGAGAAGGCGCAGGGCCGAGAGCACCTAGGAGAGGTAGAGAACAGCTCGGGGCTCTCGTTGTCTTTGAGAACGTTGAGATTCAAGAAGCCTGGGGGCTGCGGGAGGGGTGTCTCAGGCGGAACTTAATATTCTTTCAACAGATATTAGTGAAATGCCTAGAGCAGGAAGAGCACTGGGCTAAAAGCACCCTGGGAGATGCAGTCTCCAGTCCCAGTAAGGGAGGAGAAGATGGGCTAGCATTCCCAATATTACGGGAGAAGTATGTCAGAGAGCTGACAAAACAGCAGGAGACGGGGTCAGAGGGACAAAGCTATTGACTAGTCAGGGAGAAGCTTCCCAAGTATGGGAGTAGAGATGAGGGTTTTAGAAAAGGATGGGTGGGAATTCAGGAGGTGAGAGTAAGGGAGTGCATTTCAGGGGTAGGGTACATCATTAACAAGGGGaaatctcttttgtttctttttttaaaaatattattcttactacttaaaattttattttttatttattttaacattttaaaaatataattacaagCAATCATTTCTGAAAGCCCTTCATATAGACAGCATAAGATCACAGAATTTAAAACTATAAGAGACCTCAGAATTCAAGTTTGgtttaattccctcattttatggagaagAGCCTATCCAaggaccacacagctaataagtaataCAGGGTGAGCTTTCAACTCCAGGACTTTGGACTCTAAGCCTAGGGATATTTCCACGTGGTCTCTTATTTGGGAGTCATTTGGGAGTTCTTGCTAAATCCTCCCTAAGATACATGAAATTCTCCAATTTTCCTGGCTTTAGTAagaaatctctccctttcctcaaGCTACCCAATGGAAATTTGAGGACATAAGGCTAAAGTTAATCccgacaaaaaataaaatcaaataaaacaaatatggcAATAAAGCACCGAAGGATCATGAAAGTTACAATTTGTCATCTCCCAAATTTCCCAATCCTGTCTGACCTGTAAGGGCTCTATTTCTCCATGTCTCCCTATTCCTTTTCCCAAACCAATAAAATGTGAAGATAAGAGTCAAGCACGAGTCTCAATGGCCTCTTGGAACTTGACTCCCTCTCAACTCTTGCACCATCTCCTCCAAGAAGACTTTTCCCACCCCCTTCGGTCATTAACCCTCACCTCTCCCTAAATTATCTTGCATTAGTTTCTGCCATCCCCTGCCCAGGAAAGGTAAGCCCCTTGTAAGCAAGGGCTATCTAACAGAGACCTGCCACTGaatcaaatgcttattgaattaaactAAATGATTTGCAACTGGCTAATTCAATTCAGCGAATTGAATTCATTAAGCTGTCTACTCTGTGGTCgggagaaatacaaagataaaaaacagtCCTAGTCCTTTTAGGAATTATTAGGAGGCTGAAGATCCTGGTGATCTAGTCTTAAAGAGTCTCAAAGGAAAAGTTCTTAACATAGGGTCTGTGGATACATCTCAGAGGGAAAGTCCAGGAACTTGGAGAGAAAAAGTTACATCCTTATAACGCCCTGAAATCGAGCATTTTAGATCATGAATGTAGGCCGCAAACATTCTGGGAAAGGGTCCATAGGTCCCAAAAGGGGGACCATGAGGCCACGGTACAAAAAAGGTAACGCACTCCCACCTTAAAGGGTCACTTTACATGGGAACTGGCCAAAGGGCTGACCTTGGCCCCTGCCCCCAAGGAccccctctcccaccccccaaacttgtgcctcagttttatcatctgtaaaatgaggtggggCTCTCTGAAagatcttccagctctgaattcagTGATGCCGTGGGCCAAAGGATGTGGCCGACGTTCCAAAAGGAGACTGGGGGAGAGACCCCCGGCCAAGGGAGGGTTGTCCCACCCGTCACACAGTCACATACTCACTACACAGTGACTCCCCCCCACGACTTCGTTCCCTTATTCTCCCAAGCTTCCCAGGGCAGTGTAAGGAGGGGGCTGTATAGGGACCTCGTACCATACTCACAGCGGGGTTTGAGGATGACTAATCCGCTTGGCTGCTGTGGGCTGGGGAAAGAAGGCAGGCATGGGCCGGGGGTGGCAGCGGAGGCCCCCACTTCCACACCCTCCCCCCGGCACCGCCATCCCCGCCAACCAGCCCCTGCTCGGCGAACCCCCCTGCGGCTCGTGGGGGGAGGAAGAATAGCCAGACACTCACCCATCAGTTGAGGGGACCTCAGAGTTGGGGCCTGTGGGGGAGGAGGCAGGTAAGGTTGAAAGGATGGGATGAGAATGGGAGACCCTTTAGGCTAAGGCAAGGAACAAGGGGGAGGCGACTCCCTAAGAGCAACCGTGGATGACTGTATGGATGACTATATGGGAATATAGGGGGTGGGATGGTTCGTGGTGGGCTCGGACGGGCGGCCTCCGGAGAAAAGATGAGCTAAAAAGTGTTCCACTTACCCGGAAAGTCCCGGCAGCACAAACACAGGGCAGTGACCAGCAGGGCTGGGAACAGGAGGACGAGGAGCCAGAGGAGGCTGGGGCCCAGAGAGGTGGTCTCCATCTGGGGCACAGGCCGAGGCTGTCAGGGCGGTCTGGGGCCTGCCCCCGAAAGCCTTCCCCCGCGCCCCaccccctccatccccttccccatctGACCAGGCCGGGCCAGAATTCTCTGCTCAGACCCCAACTTTTCTCCCAGGACAATGGGTGCGGAAAAGGAAGGTTTGGAAGTAGAGGGCAGGGAAGCCTTCAGCAGGTAAAGGTGTCGCCGAGCCAGGCCCACCTCCGGGATGGAGGCCACAGGCACCCGGGGATTGGAGTGCGGTGTCAAAGGGCAGCAGTGGGCTCAGCGGGCTGGCCCCCCGTGGCCAAGCAGGCTCGGGCTGCCCTCAAGGGAAGCCCATGTCGGCAAAAGGGCCCGGCCGAAGGCTCTCCAGCACTGCCAGGATGGGGCAGGGAGGGCGAGCCCAGGTTCACCGTAGTTGGGGGCCGGGCAGATGGGCCGGGGGGCTCCTGCTCAAGCGCCAGAAAccccctccactccctccttGCCCCCTACCTGGTCCCTGGTCCCGACGGTCCGTCCCCTGATGCCCTCCTCTCCTACACTCAGCGCCTGCCTGCCCGCAGCAGGAAGCTGTGGTGAGCTCCGGGCGGGGACAGGAAGTTATCGTGGCTCCTCGCATGGCTGCGCCCGCCTCCCACCCCCATCCGTGTGCCCCCCAGGGGGAGGGGAGCACCGGGCCTCCCCCAGTGCCCCAGCCCAGCAGCCCTAGCGGGGCGGTTTCTTCGAGGCCTCTGTCACCAAGAATTCCCAGCTGTTCCTAAAGGGTCCTTCTGGACCACTTGGGCTGGCACCATAGATTGTCAGGGGCACGTTCCCCAACCGGGGTCTTGCTCGTGTAAGAGACGGCACAcgatggggagggggaaaaggggagggggagacggTGGAACTTTGACCTCTCAGCCTCAACTTCCACCTTTAGGAAGAGCCGGCTGAGCGAAGGACCTCCGACAGTCTGTCACCCGGGGCCGAGGAGCAGGACAAGGCCGACCTCATCAGCCCCGGGAGCGGCGCTGCCTGTGGGAGGCAAGCAGACGGGCCTCTGGAGCGTCGGTGAGGAAAAGACGGGTGAGTCAATGTCACATTGGACCTAACGGAATCAGACTGCCGGGGCAGGAAGGcctcaaaccccccccccccccaagttctgACTCTAACGAACAGACGGAGTCCGCCCCGGggctcctccccttctctctcaaGCTGGGGGGGCACACGCCtggaagggaaaaggacacaaGCTGACACGAGGCTCTGGTTACAAAGTTTATTCAGATAAAAATAGCACCAAACCCTCCCGCCTGGACGGTGGGGGCACCTCGCCCCTGACCCCAGGAGGGCGGCTTGGAAGCCACCTATACAGTCCgaaggaggcagaagaaaaagatCTTCCCTCCCTGCCCAAAGCTGAGAGCGCCTGTCCCGTGGTCTTCCAACCACCTGCCCCCGCCCTGATCCAGAACCATTCCCTGACCAACATCGATGTGCATGTAGTGCGTCTGTGTGCGTGTGTACCCAGAGGGAGAAAGGGACAAACCTCAGCCACCGTCCCACTCCTGTGGTCCCAGGTCTGTGGGCAACAGTCCAGGCTGCTGGGGTCCCTCAGAGTCCTGCCCTGCCCACCGCCCACCTATCCCCCTAAGGGGACCAGAACACAAAGTGGCCTCAGGCCATAGTCCACTCGATCAGATGAGCACACTGGACACCGGGACCTTGGTAGAACGGCCACGCTGCGGGACCACAATCCGATCATCTGGAGGGGACACGTCCCTCACGAGTCCTGGGGAGAGAGAGCCAATGAGATCCGAGGGGGACAAGGGACAAGACACGGATGCATGCAGGGAGGCAGGGCAGGAACAAATGGGCAAAGACAGGGAGGGGTGGGGGGctgggggaaagagggagtgGGGGATGGGCAAAACCTGGGGtgtggagagaggagggagaagacaaCGCTATCTCAGGGAAGGGAGAGCTGGAGATGGAGACCGAGGTCTCTGCTGTGCCCAGAGCGAGGCCTGAGACCACCAGTGAGGAAGCT
This genomic window contains:
- the LAT gene encoding linker for activation of T-cells family member 1 isoform X3, giving the protein METTSLGPSLLWLLVLLFPALLVTALCLCCRDFPGPNSEVPSTDGPQQPSGLVILKPRCEYDCNWPPAVPCQPDLLPIPRSPQPPEPSRRIPSSRRDVDTRSEPSYENEEPEDADEEDDYHNNEGYLIVLPDGSPNSSSEPLPNSAPNLVSPGLRESPSSTLCGEDYVNVSASESTEVSLGGSCEYVNVPEAQEKRTPSSRTPVTDQDGEEEGPDYENVQEQNGHSFT
- the LAT gene encoding linker for activation of T-cells family member 1 isoform X1; the protein is METTSLGPSLLWLLVLLFPALLVTALCLCCRDFPGPNSEVPSTDGPQQPSGLVILKPRCEYDCNWPPAVPCQPDLLPIPRSPQPPEPSRRIPSSRRDVDTRSEPSYENEEPEDADEEDDYHNNEGYLIVLPDGSPNSSSEPLPNSAPNLVSPGLRESPSSTLCGEDYVNVSASESTEVSLGGSCEYVNVPEAQEKRTPSSRTPVTDQDGEEEGPDYENVQEQNGHSFSERLPKPPFSPSQLGP
- the LAT gene encoding linker for activation of T-cells family member 1 isoform X2 — its product is METTSLGPSLLWLLVLLFPALLVTALCLCCRDFPGPNSEVPSTDGPQQPSGLVILKPRYCNWPPAVPCQPDLLPIPRSPQPPEPSRRIPSSRRDVDTRSEPSYENEEPEDADEEDDYHNNEGYLIVLPDGSPNSSSEPLPNSAPNLVSPGLRESPSSTLCGEDYVNVSASESTEVSLGGSCEYVNVPEAQEKRTPSSRTPVTDQDGEEEGPDYENVQEQNGHSFSERLPKPPFSPSQLGP